A section of the Thauera chlorobenzoica genome encodes:
- a CDS encoding DUF1302 domain-containing protein, translating into MNDKPSRFDPGFAPRVSPIGRAVATVCAGMAISGAAFGFTIDTGNSDLSVRWDNTLKYNASWRVEEADGSGPASDAGAQINTNDGDRNFSRGLISNRLDLLSEFDLRYRNNMGFRVSGAAWYDQVYNESNDRSQRYAWSLNQRSADFDEFTTATEKLHGRKAEFLDAFVYGRTEIAGKGLNLKAGRFTQLYGETLFFGANGIAGAQTPLDLARALSVPNSQFKEVARPVGQVSAQLQLSPDVSIGAYYQYEWRDSRLPGAGSYFAFADFAGAGGEFLYGPFGPNGTLRRGDDMDAKDSGQGGIQVKFRAGDTEYGLYAAQFHDKLPQFYIRPGVNADPGRGVDGDYVLVYAENIRTIGASFATLVGETNVSGELSFRENQPLVATGNVALGLGGADNDDDATFPKGKTMHLSLSAISVLPANALWDGAAFVGEFAYNRVLSVTDNRAALDPNATREASAIQFVFTPEYFQVAPGLDLQVPIGVNYGLAGRSSVNGVLFPAENGGSLSIGVKADYRKTWQGGLNYTHYIGSSGSIVNPAGELSYDNFHGDRDFVSLTIQRTF; encoded by the coding sequence ATGAACGACAAGCCGTCCCGTTTCGATCCCGGCTTCGCGCCGCGGGTTTCACCCATCGGCAGGGCCGTCGCCACCGTTTGCGCCGGCATGGCAATTTCAGGCGCGGCGTTCGGCTTCACCATCGACACGGGCAATTCCGACCTGTCGGTGCGCTGGGACAACACACTCAAGTACAACGCCAGCTGGCGGGTCGAGGAGGCGGACGGCAGCGGGCCCGCCTCGGACGCGGGGGCGCAGATCAACACCAACGACGGCGACCGCAATTTCAGCCGCGGCCTGATTTCGAACCGTCTCGACCTGCTCTCCGAATTCGACCTGCGTTATCGCAACAACATGGGCTTCCGGGTCAGCGGCGCCGCCTGGTACGACCAGGTGTACAACGAATCCAACGACCGCAGCCAACGCTACGCCTGGTCGCTCAATCAGCGCTCGGCCGATTTCGACGAATTCACCACCGCCACCGAAAAGCTCCACGGGCGCAAGGCGGAGTTCCTCGATGCCTTCGTCTATGGCCGCACCGAGATCGCCGGCAAGGGCCTGAACCTGAAGGCGGGGCGCTTCACCCAGCTCTACGGCGAAACTTTGTTCTTCGGCGCGAACGGCATCGCCGGCGCCCAGACCCCGCTCGATCTGGCGCGTGCGCTGTCGGTACCGAACTCGCAGTTCAAGGAAGTGGCGCGCCCGGTCGGACAGGTTTCGGCGCAGCTGCAGCTCAGCCCCGACGTGTCGATCGGCGCCTATTACCAGTACGAATGGCGCGACTCGCGTCTGCCGGGGGCGGGAAGCTATTTCGCGTTTGCAGATTTCGCCGGTGCCGGCGGCGAGTTTCTGTACGGGCCGTTCGGGCCGAACGGCACGCTGCGCCGGGGCGATGACATGGATGCGAAGGACTCCGGTCAGGGCGGTATTCAGGTCAAGTTCCGTGCCGGCGACACCGAGTACGGGCTGTACGCCGCCCAGTTCCACGACAAGCTGCCGCAGTTCTACATCCGCCCCGGCGTGAACGCCGATCCGGGCCGCGGCGTGGATGGCGACTACGTCCTCGTCTATGCGGAGAACATCCGCACCATCGGCGCCAGCTTTGCCACGCTGGTGGGGGAGACCAACGTCTCGGGCGAACTGTCGTTCCGTGAAAACCAGCCGCTGGTCGCCACGGGCAACGTCGCGCTCGGCCTGGGCGGGGCGGACAACGACGACGATGCCACCTTTCCGAAAGGCAAGACGATGCACCTGAGCCTGTCGGCAATCAGTGTGTTGCCGGCCAATGCGCTGTGGGACGGGGCCGCCTTCGTCGGCGAGTTCGCCTACAACCGGGTGCTCAGCGTCACCGACAACCGGGCCGCGCTCGACCCGAATGCCACCCGCGAAGCCAGCGCGATCCAGTTCGTGTTCACCCCGGAATATTTCCAGGTCGCGCCCGGGCTCGATCTGCAGGTGCCGATCGGCGTGAACTACGGCCTGGCCGGACGCTCCTCGGTCAATGGCGTGCTGTTCCCGGCGGAGAACGGCGGCAGCCTGAGCATCGGGGTGAAGGCCGATTACCGCAAGACCTGGCAGGGCGGGCTGAACTACACCCACTACATCGGCTCCTCGGGTTCGATCGTCAATCCGGCCGGAGAGCTGTCCTATGACAATTTCCACGGCGACCGCGACTTCGTGTCGCTCACGATCCAGCGCACGTTCTGA
- a CDS encoding aldehyde dehydrogenase, whose amino-acid sequence MTDIRMLIGGEPRAAANGATFERRNPLDHSVATRAPAATAADAVAAVDAAAAAFPAWAALGPGERRALLLKASQALEAKGEAIAAAMAAETGASGIWAGFNVHLAAGMLLEAASLTTRINGELIPSDVPGNVAMAVRQPAGVVLGIAPWNAPVILGVRAIATPLACGNTVVLKGSELCPATHGLIIEALQEAGLPPGVVNFVTNAPADAGAVVEAMVAHPALRRVNFTGSTRVGRLIAQTCAKYLKPAVLELGGKAPLVVLDDADLDAAVAAATFGAFANSGQICMSTERIIVDAAVADDFVERLAARARALPLGDPRRGPVVLGSVVDMGTVERCNALIDDALAKGATLVCGGKADSTLMPATLLDHVSAEMRIYHEETFAPVKGIVRVRGVDEAVACANDNPFGLAAAVFGRDLARAWQVASRIQSGICHINGPTVHDEAQMPFGGVKDSGYGRFGGQAGVDAFTELRWITMQTTARHYPF is encoded by the coding sequence ATGACTGACATCCGCATGCTGATCGGTGGCGAGCCACGCGCCGCCGCCAACGGCGCCACTTTCGAGCGCCGCAATCCCCTCGACCACAGCGTCGCCACACGCGCACCGGCCGCCACCGCCGCCGATGCAGTCGCCGCGGTCGACGCCGCCGCCGCAGCGTTTCCGGCCTGGGCCGCGCTGGGGCCGGGCGAACGGCGCGCCCTGCTGCTGAAGGCCTCCCAGGCACTTGAGGCCAAGGGCGAGGCGATCGCCGCGGCAATGGCCGCCGAAACCGGTGCATCCGGAATCTGGGCCGGGTTCAACGTCCACCTGGCCGCCGGCATGCTGCTCGAAGCCGCGTCGCTGACCACCCGGATCAACGGCGAGCTGATTCCTTCCGACGTCCCCGGCAACGTGGCGATGGCGGTGCGTCAGCCCGCCGGCGTGGTGCTCGGCATCGCCCCGTGGAACGCACCGGTGATCCTCGGCGTGCGCGCCATCGCCACCCCGCTCGCCTGCGGCAACACCGTGGTGCTCAAGGGCTCGGAGCTGTGCCCTGCCACCCACGGCCTGATCATCGAGGCGCTGCAGGAAGCCGGCCTGCCGCCGGGCGTGGTCAACTTCGTCACCAACGCCCCGGCCGATGCTGGCGCGGTGGTCGAAGCGATGGTCGCCCACCCCGCGCTGCGCCGGGTCAACTTCACCGGCTCGACCCGGGTCGGGCGCCTGATCGCGCAGACCTGCGCCAAATACCTCAAGCCCGCGGTGCTCGAACTGGGCGGCAAGGCGCCGCTGGTGGTGCTCGACGACGCCGACCTCGACGCCGCGGTGGCCGCGGCGACCTTCGGCGCCTTCGCCAACTCGGGGCAGATCTGCATGTCGACCGAGCGCATCATCGTGGACGCCGCCGTCGCCGACGACTTCGTCGAACGCCTCGCTGCCCGCGCCCGCGCCCTGCCGCTGGGCGACCCGCGCCGGGGTCCGGTGGTGCTCGGCTCGGTGGTGGACATGGGCACGGTCGAACGCTGCAACGCGCTGATCGACGACGCCCTGGCCAAGGGCGCCACCCTGGTCTGCGGCGGCAAGGCCGACAGCACCCTGATGCCCGCCACCCTGCTCGATCACGTGAGCGCCGAGATGCGCATCTACCACGAGGAGACCTTCGCCCCGGTGAAGGGCATCGTTCGCGTGCGCGGCGTCGACGAGGCCGTTGCCTGCGCCAACGACAACCCCTTCGGGCTCGCCGCGGCGGTCTTCGGGCGCGACCTCGCACGCGCCTGGCAGGTGGCGTCGCGCATCCAGTCGGGGATCTGCCACATCAACGGCCCCACCGTCCACGACGAAGCGCAGATGCCCTTCGGCGGGGTCAAGGATTCGGGCTACGGCCGCTTCGGCGGCCAGGCCGGCGTCGATGCCTTCACCGAGCTGCGCTGGATCACGATGCAGACCACGGCGCGCCATTACCCGTTCTGA
- a CDS encoding FAD-binding oxidoreductase: MSTPKRTLLPKGVSASDFDKALTEIRAIVGDAHVLADTPQLAPYNKIMMPVPDEQHAPSAAVMPDSVEQVQAIMRILNKRRIPVYPISTGKNLGYGSAAPVERGQLVLDLRRMNRILDVDAELCTALVEPGVTYQQLYDYLQEKKLPLWFSCPAPSVIAGPLGNMVDRGVGYTPYGEHFLFSSGMEVVLADGEVLRTGMGSMPNSNTWQVFKWGYGPTLDGIFTQSNYGVVTKMGMWLMPAPPDYRPFLIQYPEDTDITKIVDALRPLRIAMVIPNAVVIAHTLWEAPCSKVNRADYHPGPGAITDDEVKRIRKDHNIGAWNVYAALYGTAETNDAHWKIIEAVAAATGGKLVTESADEGGRATQYRFDLMKGKPNLGEFDLYNWRGGGGSVWFAPVSQAKGSETLKQMKLAKDILAKYGFDYVGEFIVGWRDMHHVIDLLFDRSDDEQTRNAYACYDELLHAFAREGYGVYRANTAFAEKVAATYGPVKRDVERRLKRALDPNNIIAPGRCGISL; encoded by the coding sequence ATGAGCACACCCAAGCGCACCCTCCTGCCCAAGGGCGTCAGCGCGAGCGATTTCGACAAGGCGCTCACCGAGATCCGCGCCATCGTCGGCGACGCCCACGTCCTTGCCGACACGCCGCAGCTCGCCCCCTACAACAAGATCATGATGCCGGTGCCCGACGAGCAGCACGCGCCCTCGGCCGCGGTGATGCCTGACAGCGTCGAGCAGGTGCAGGCGATCATGCGCATCCTGAACAAGCGCCGGATCCCGGTGTACCCGATCTCCACCGGCAAGAACCTCGGCTACGGCTCGGCGGCGCCGGTCGAGCGCGGCCAGCTCGTCCTCGACCTGCGCCGCATGAACCGCATCCTCGACGTGGACGCCGAGCTGTGCACCGCGCTGGTCGAACCCGGCGTCACCTACCAGCAGCTCTACGACTACCTGCAGGAAAAGAAGCTGCCGCTGTGGTTCTCCTGCCCCGCGCCCTCGGTGATCGCCGGCCCGCTCGGCAACATGGTCGACCGCGGTGTCGGCTACACCCCCTACGGCGAGCACTTCCTGTTCTCGTCCGGCATGGAGGTGGTGCTCGCCGACGGCGAGGTGCTGCGCACCGGCATGGGCTCGATGCCCAATTCCAACACCTGGCAGGTGTTCAAGTGGGGCTACGGGCCGACCCTCGACGGCATCTTCACCCAGTCGAACTACGGCGTCGTCACCAAGATGGGGATGTGGCTGATGCCGGCCCCGCCCGACTACCGCCCCTTCCTGATCCAGTACCCCGAAGACACCGACATCACCAAGATCGTCGACGCGCTGCGCCCGCTGCGCATCGCGATGGTGATCCCGAACGCGGTGGTAATCGCGCACACGCTGTGGGAGGCACCCTGCTCCAAGGTCAACCGCGCCGACTACCACCCGGGACCGGGAGCGATCACCGACGACGAAGTCAAGCGCATCCGCAAGGACCACAACATCGGCGCGTGGAACGTCTATGCCGCGCTCTACGGCACCGCCGAGACCAACGACGCCCACTGGAAGATCATCGAAGCGGTCGCCGCGGCCACCGGCGGCAAGCTGGTCACCGAGTCCGCGGACGAAGGCGGGCGTGCCACCCAGTACCGCTTCGACCTGATGAAAGGCAAGCCCAATCTCGGCGAATTCGATCTCTACAACTGGCGCGGAGGCGGCGGTTCGGTGTGGTTCGCCCCGGTATCGCAGGCCAAGGGCAGCGAGACCCTGAAGCAGATGAAGCTGGCCAAGGACATCCTCGCCAAGTACGGCTTCGACTACGTCGGCGAGTTCATCGTCGGCTGGCGCGACATGCACCACGTCATCGACCTGCTGTTCGACCGCAGCGACGACGAGCAGACGCGCAACGCCTACGCCTGCTACGACGAGCTGCTCCACGCCTTCGCCCGCGAAGGCTATGGCGTCTATCGCGCCAACACCGCCTTCGCGGAAAAGGTCGCTGCCACCTACGGCCCGGTCAAGCGCGACGTCGAGCGCCGCCTCAAGCGCGCCCTCGACCCGAACAACATCATCGCTCCGGGGCGCTGCGGGATCAGCCTGTGA
- a CDS encoding c-type cytochrome, with the protein MHSVSKLALACLAASAMHVAAAQDGPAQPVDPVYAKVCSYCHDQGIGPAILGRQLQPAYIEHVVRYGFRAMPSFRPAEIDDKALAGVIQWVSASPAGGPK; encoded by the coding sequence ATGCATTCAGTATCGAAACTGGCCCTGGCCTGTCTCGCGGCAAGCGCGATGCACGTCGCGGCCGCACAGGACGGCCCCGCACAACCGGTCGATCCGGTCTACGCCAAGGTGTGCAGCTACTGCCACGACCAGGGCATCGGCCCGGCGATCCTCGGACGACAGCTGCAGCCCGCCTACATCGAGCACGTGGTGCGCTACGGTTTTCGCGCGATGCCCAGCTTCCGCCCCGCGGAAATCGACGACAAGGCCCTCGCCGGCGTCATCCAGTGGGTGTCGGCCTCGCCTGCCGGCGGCCCGAAATAG
- a CDS encoding sigma-54-dependent transcriptional regulator, giving the protein MGNNRHVLVVDDEELYRELLSGRLTRQGYRVSEAADGVGALQHIERTGIDLALIDIKMPGMDGIELLGRIKQLAPQIEVVVLTGHGSVDTAIAAMKLGAFDYLTKPYKLTELDLIVERALDRRTLALRCEALSAEVKRLRQSDDAEMVGRSAAWQQMLERVHRAAPLDLPVLVTGESGAGKEVVAAALHRWSKRAGEAYVPLNCGLLEGELVESELFGHKRGAFTGATGDREGLFEVASAGTLFLDEIGELPASCQAKLLRVLDSGEFRQLGASALRHTEARVIAATHRDLEALVEQGRFRHDLLYRLNVVHIQVPPLRERREDIPLLVEHLMRRALRRNASGPVPRLSPCAMARLIDYPWPGNVRELRNVIERLLVFGDGEVIDAAITNSILSTPGEAPAATSPAGFSRIAPLAEVEQAYIRWVVDALEGNVSAAAARLGVARSTIYRNLKPKVDRPAH; this is encoded by the coding sequence AAGGCTACCGCGTCAGCGAAGCCGCCGACGGGGTGGGCGCCCTTCAGCACATCGAGCGCACCGGCATCGACCTCGCGCTGATCGACATCAAGATGCCGGGGATGGACGGCATCGAGCTGCTCGGGCGGATCAAGCAGCTCGCGCCCCAGATCGAAGTCGTCGTCCTCACCGGCCACGGCAGCGTCGACACCGCGATCGCGGCGATGAAGCTGGGCGCTTTCGATTATCTGACCAAACCCTACAAGCTCACCGAGCTCGACCTGATCGTCGAGCGCGCCCTTGACCGGCGCACCCTCGCCCTTCGCTGCGAGGCCCTCAGCGCCGAAGTGAAGCGCCTGCGCCAGTCCGACGACGCCGAGATGGTCGGTCGCAGCGCAGCGTGGCAGCAGATGCTCGAGCGCGTGCACCGCGCCGCACCGCTCGATCTGCCGGTGCTGGTGACCGGCGAGAGCGGTGCCGGCAAGGAAGTCGTCGCCGCCGCGCTGCACCGCTGGAGCAAACGTGCCGGCGAAGCCTACGTCCCGCTCAATTGCGGGCTGCTCGAAGGCGAACTGGTCGAAAGCGAGCTGTTCGGCCACAAGCGCGGCGCCTTCACCGGCGCCACCGGCGATCGCGAGGGCCTGTTCGAGGTCGCCAGCGCCGGCACCCTGTTCCTCGACGAGATCGGCGAACTGCCGGCTTCGTGCCAGGCCAAGCTGCTGCGCGTGCTCGACAGCGGTGAATTCCGCCAGCTCGGCGCCTCGGCGCTGCGCCACACCGAGGCACGGGTGATCGCCGCCACCCACCGCGACCTCGAAGCCCTGGTCGAGCAAGGCCGTTTCCGCCACGATCTGCTGTACCGGCTCAACGTCGTACACATCCAGGTGCCGCCACTGCGCGAACGCCGCGAGGACATTCCGCTGCTGGTCGAACATCTGATGCGCCGCGCCCTGCGCCGCAATGCAAGCGGCCCGGTGCCGCGCCTGAGTCCCTGCGCAATGGCCCGCCTGATCGACTACCCCTGGCCCGGCAACGTGCGCGAACTGCGCAACGTCATCGAGCGCCTGCTGGTGTTCGGCGACGGCGAGGTCATCGATGCCGCCATCACGAACTCGATCCTGTCGACACCCGGCGAGGCTCCGGCCGCGACTTCGCCCGCCGGCTTCAGCCGCATCGCACCGCTCGCCGAAGTCGAACAGGCCTACATCCGCTGGGTCGTCGACGCCCTCGAAGGCAACGTCAGCGCCGCCGCCGCCCGCCTGGGCGTCGCCCGATCGACGATCTACCGCAACCTGAAGCCGAAGGTGGACAGGCCCGCGCACTGA